Proteins encoded in a region of the Pseudomonas putida genome:
- the mobA gene encoding molybdenum cofactor guanylyltransferase MobA, translated as MPDAFPPCSILILAGGRGQRMGGRDKGLIDWQGEPLVAHVQRVVRPLSDDLVISCNRNQEAYRAYADQVVGDAEADFPGPLAGVIAGLKVARHEWVVLLACDAPRVDQVLIEDLLRLAKANDSAAMVRQGEYWQPMFSVLPKRVLPVLEQAWAAGERSLQKALLREAVQGLACADDDCRLSNFNSPELLQG; from the coding sequence ATGCCTGATGCATTTCCCCCCTGCTCCATCCTCATCCTTGCCGGCGGTCGCGGGCAGCGTATGGGCGGCCGCGACAAGGGTTTGATCGACTGGCAGGGCGAACCCTTGGTGGCGCATGTACAGCGAGTGGTGCGCCCGCTGAGCGACGACCTGGTGATTTCCTGCAACCGTAACCAGGAGGCCTACCGGGCGTATGCCGACCAGGTGGTGGGCGATGCCGAGGCGGACTTCCCCGGGCCTTTGGCGGGAGTGATTGCCGGGCTCAAGGTGGCACGGCATGAATGGGTTGTGCTGCTGGCCTGCGATGCACCACGTGTCGATCAGGTGTTGATCGAAGACCTGCTGCGGCTGGCGAAGGCCAATGACAGTGCGGCGATGGTGCGTCAGGGTGAGTATTGGCAGCCGATGTTCAGCGTGCTGCCAAAACGGGTGTTGCCGGTGCTGGAACAAGCCTGGGCGGCGGGTGAGCGGAGCTTGCAGAAGGCCTTGCTGCGCGAGGCGGTGCAAGGGCTGGCGTGTGCCGACGATGATTGTCGGCTAAGCAACTTCAACAGCCCGGAACTGCTGCAAGGCTGA